A stretch of DNA from Thalassospiraceae bacterium LMO-SO8:
GGAATTCCCGAGCAATCCCAGTCCCCTATCGCCGCGCCGAGCATAAACAGCGTTGTGGAACAGACGGTCTCTGTCTATGTTAGTAGGCGAAGAATTCCACCGGCCCGCCTCTCCCCGATCGTAGGGGAAACGGGCGAGGAATGGCTCCGTCGTAGCCGGAACCGTCCGGGCATGGGTCTCCCCCCCTGTCCCAGGCGATGTCGAGGCGATTTTCGCCGGAGCCCACGAGTGTCCGAACGAGGTTTACCTCACCAAGGAACAATGATGCTGGCAACGGCCGTGCAGTCTCCGGAAAGAGTTTTGGCGTATTCGCTTGCGAACGCCCGGATGTCTGCGCGCGCGGCCGGCTTAACACCACAGAAATGTGCCCCGCGGCGGAACGACTTCCTGCCGGAACCGGCGAATGTGCGCGCCGCCGGGCACTGGAGAACACTTTTTTATGCCAACCACGAGAATGCTCATCGATGCGTCGCATCCGGAAGAGACCCGGGTCGTGATCGCAAACGGCAGCCGCCTGGAAGAATTTGACGTCGAGTCAGAGTCACGGAAGCAGCTTAAGGGAAATATTTATCTGGCCAAGGTGACGCGGGTTGAACCCTCGTTGCAGGCGTGCTTCGTCGATTATGGCGGAAACCGTCACGGTTTCCTGGCCTTCAGCGAAATCCATCCCGACTACTACCAGATTCCGATCGCCGACCGGGAAGCCCTGGTCGCCGAGCACCAGGAACAGGAAGCCAAGGCGCACGAGGACGGCGACGAGGACGACGGCGAAGGCGTCGAGGTTCTCGGCGGCGAGGACGAGGAAATCCCCGTCCGCCGGCCGGTCAACCTGCGCCGACAGTACAAAATCCAGGAAGTCGTCAAACGGCGCCAGATTTTGCTGGTCCAGGTCGTCAAGGAAGAACGCGGCAACAAGGGTGCTGCGCTGACCACCTATCTGTCGCTGGCCGGGCGCTATTGCGTGCTGATGCCGAACACGGCGCGCGGCGGCGGTATTTCGCGCAAAATCGCGCAATCGGGTGACCGCAAGAAACTCAAGCAGATCCTCGGCGAACTGGACATCCCCCAGGGCATGGCGGTCATCGTGCGCACGGCGGGATCGAAGCGGACCAAGGCGGAAATCCGCCGCGATTACGACTATCTGTTGCGCCTGTGGGGCGAGGTTCGGGAAAAAACCCTGAAGTCCATCGCCCCGGCCCTGGTGCACGAGGAAAGCGACATCGTCAAACGCGCGATCCGCGATCTCTACACCAAGGACATCGACGAAATCATCGTCCAGGGCAACGAAGCTTATCGCGCGGCCAAGGACTTCATGAAGCTGCTGATTCCCAGCCACGCGAAAAAGGTCCAGCCCCACGAAGACGGCTCGATCCCGCTGTTCCAGCAGTTCCAGGTCGAAAGCCAGATGGACGCCATGCACGAGCCGGAGGTTCAGCTTCGCTCGGGCGGTTACATCGTCATCAATCCGACGGAAGCCCTGGTCTCCATCGACGTCAACTCGGGCCGCGCGACGAAAGAGCGCAACATCGAGGAAACGGCGCTCAAGACCAACATGGAAGCGGCCGAGGAAATCGCCCGGCAATTGCGCCTGCGCGACCTTGCCGGCCTGATCGTCATCGACTTCATCGACATGGAAGTCAGCCGCAACCAGGCCAAGGTCGAACGCTGCCTGAAGGACGCCATGCGCAATGACCGCGCGCGCATCCAGATCGGCCGCATCAGCCCCTTCGGCCTGCTCGAACTGTCACGCCAGCGTCTGCGCCCGGCACTCCATGAAACCAGCTTCGAGCCCTGCGCCCACTGCGGCGGATCGGGCATCCGCCGGTCGACGGAATCGACGGCGTTGCAGATGCTTCGCGTGCTTGGCGAGGAAGGGCAGAAGGGCCGCTCCTCGCAACTGACCCTGATCACGCCGACGGCGGTGGCGCTTTATCTGTTCAACAACAAGCGCCATGCCATCAACGACATGGAGCAACGCTTCAACCTGACCATCCGCATCGAAGCCGACGACACCCTGATCCCGCCCGACCACCGGCTTGAGCGGGTCAAATCCGACGGTGGCGTGGAAACCGTGACGAAAGCCCCCGCCGCGGCGACGCCGGCGGCGGCGACGGCGGCAGCGACAACCGTCGATGGCGACAGCGACGGCGAGAAGTCCGAGGAAGAAGGCGGCCGGCGGCGGCGGCGGCGCTCACGGCGGCGCAAACGCGGCGGCGAGGGCGATGCCCACGACACGCAGGAGACGCGGACGGACAACGATGCCAACGAGCCCGCCGAAGGCGGCGAGGAAACCGACGCCGATGGCGACGGCGAGCCGCGCGAGACGCGGGAAGGCACGGGCGAGCAGTCGGAAGACGGCGCGCCCAAGCGGCGCCGGCGCGGACGCCGTGGCGGACGCCGGCGGCGGCGGCCGGAAGAGGGCCGTTCGGAAGATGGCCAGACCGAGATCGCGGCGGACGCCGGTGGCGAACCCCAGGCCGATGATGCGGTCTCGGATGCGCCCACACCCGACGCCCCTGCATCAGATGCTCCGGCTGCCGACGTCGATGCCCCGGCGATAAGCGCCGAGACCGGCGGCGCACCGGCGGCGGAAGCCGCCGGCGCCGAGGCAAGCGAAACGCCTCCCGAGGTTGCGGAAAAGCCGAAGCGGACCCGTGCACGGCGCGCCCCGAAAGCGGCCGAAGACGGCGACGGCGAGGACAAACCCGCCAAACCGCGCCGACGGCGGACCGCCAAGAAGGCCGCGGACACGGCCGCCGAACCGCAGGCCGCCGACGGGGCAGCCCCGGCAACCGAAGCGGTTGCGGAACAGTCCGCCCCCGAAGCCCCCTCACCCGAAGCCGCACCGGCCCCCGCGCCGGAACCGGCACCGCAGCCCGAACCTGAACCGGCGATGGCGGTGGCGCCCCCCGAACCGGCCGAGCCGGAAACGGACAGTGCCAAGACCGTGGTGATCGAAGTCGGCGCCGACACGGAAACCGCCAACGCCCGTCGCGGCTGGTGGAACCGGCTGGTCGACTAGGCCTGAAGGGCAAGTGACGTAAAAAAACGCCGGCGGGTGCCTTACCCGCCGGCGTTTTTCGTTAGCGTTTCCAGTTCACAAGGCGGTCGGCGGCCTGCGACACCTCGTCTTCGCCGCCGGCGAAGGAAAACCGCACGAAATGGTCGCCCCTGGTCGGATCGAAATCGACCCCCGGGGTCGCCGCGACGCCGATCTCGGCCAGCATGCGGCGGCAGAATTCGGTGGAATCGTTGGTCAAGTCCGAGACATCGGCATAGATGTAGAACGCCCCCTCGGCCGGGGCCAAACGCGTAAACCCGGCCTTGGGCAGCTTGTCCAGCAACAGGGCCCGGTTGCGGGCATAATGGCGGACGTTGGCTTCCAGTTCCTCGGTGCAGTCGAAGGCCGCCATGCCCGCGTGTTGGGAAATGCCGGGCGGCGAGATGAACAGGTTCTGCGCCAGGCATTCGATGGCCCGATGCAGGTCCTTGGGCACGACCATCCAGCCCAGCCGCCAGCCGGTCATGGAATAGTATTTCGAGAAGCTGTTGATGACCACGGCGTCCCGCGTATGGGACAGCGCCGTCACGCCCGGCGCGCCATAAGTGATGCCGTGATAAATCTCATCGGAAATCAGACGAATGCCGCGTTCCCGGCAATGATCGACCAGTGCCTTGAACTCCGTCGGGGCGATCATGGTGCCCGCCGGGTTCGACGGGCTGGCGACGATGAGGCCGTCGGGGTCGCGGTCGAGGGCGCGCAGCCGCGCCACCGTCGGCTGGAAATTGTCTTCGAGGGTCGTCGGCAGGTCGATCACCTCGACCCCCAGGCCGGTCAGGATATTGCGGTACGCCGGGTATCCCGGCGACGCCAGGGCGACCCGGTCACCGGGGTCGAAGGCGGCCATGAAGGACAGCACGAACCCGCCGGACGATCCGGTCGTCACCACCACGTCCTCGGCATCCACGGCGACGCCATAGGCCCGGCCGTAATGGCGGGCGATGGCTTCGCGCAATCCCCAAACACCAAGTGCGTTGGTATAGCCGATGCGCTCTTGGTCGAGGGCTTGGCGGGCCGCTTCGATCACCTTGGAAGGAGCACTGGTGCCAGGCTGACCGACCTCCAGGTGAAGAACCTTTTCACCGGCGCGTTCACGTTCCTCGGCGGCGCGCATGACGTCCATGACGATGAACGGCGGCACTTGGCCGCGATTGGATGATTTCAACGCCATATGCCTGCGGCCGATCCCCGGCCTAGCGGTCGCCGACCGCGCCGAGCCCGAAGCCGCGCGGATCGGCGAAGGCGGCGCAGGCTTGCTTGTCGTTCGGCACGCCGCTGTCGCAATAAATGGCGTTGATGCGCACGCCCGAAGCCCCCGGATGCAGGGTATGGCCCAACGACCGCAACGCCGCCTGCTGGTCCTGCGGCAGGCCGGGTTCGATGACCAGGGCGTCCGTGCCCTCGGCGTAATAAAGCCGCGGGCCAGCAAGCACCGATTCCAGGCTCTGTCCGCCACCGGACACCCGAAGCGCCAGATCGGCGAGAGCTTCCGTGGCGCCGGGCCCGCCGGTCACCGTGGCGGCCATGAACACACGTTCCTCGTCTTTCTTGACGCGCGCCTCACCGACCAACAACAGCGGCGTCGCCGTCACCGGCGGCAGGCTGTCCTTGCCCGACGGCCGGGCCAAAAGAAACCCGAGCGAGGGCGCGATCTTGCCCGAACCGAAGGCCCCGTTCATGGACACGGTGCAGGCGACGGCCGAACCGAGCTGGTCGATCGCGACAATGCCCGTTGCATCGGCCCCCGGCGGCAGCGGGATCGCCGCGTCGCCTGTGGGCGGGCGTTGAGCATGGCGGTCTTCATCGAGCGTGCGGGCGATCAGGGCGTGGCGTTCGGCATCGACAAGATAATAGGCCGGCTGTGTCACAAGACCGTCCCGCCGAAGCCAGTCCGTGCGCCGCGCCTGGGCCGCCAGGGCCGCTTCGGCAAACAAATGCACGCGCGCGGCATCGTCGCGTTCGAAATACTTGGACTGGGCAAGAATGCCCGTCAGGTCCGCGGCGAGGGCGCCGCCCAGGACGGGGGGCGAAGGAAACAGGAATTGCGTGCGTTCGATATAGGGCAGCGTGATCGCGGGCCGGACCTCGGGCAGATAGGCGCGCATATCCTCGATGGTCAGCGCGCCGCCCTGACTGTTGGCGTCGTCGACGAAATCACGCGCCAGCTGGCCCTGGTAAAAATCGCCGACCCCGCGCACCCGCAGGCGGCCGAGCACGCCCGCAATGCGCAGACGGTCCATGCGGTCGCCTTCCTTGGCCAGGTTCGGCGACCCGGCCTTGCGGAACAAAGCCGTCACGTCGGGCAGCCCCGCCAGACGTCCGGCCTGCTGGCGCAAATCCATGGCGAAGGCGCGCGACACGATCCCGCCGAACCGCGCCAGGTTTTCCGCCGGCTGCACCACCTGGCCCCATTTCAGGCTGCCAAGGCGCGCATGAAGCACCGCGAACCCTCTGGGATTGCCCGGCACGGGCACCTTGCCCCGGTCGGCGCCGCCGGCACCCTGGGGAACCAGCGCCGGAAACGACAGCACGTCGTTGCGTTTGTTGACGTTGTCGCGAATGACGCAGACGCCGCCGCCGCCCAGGCCCGCATGGGTCGGCTTGGTCACCGCCAGGGTAAAGTACATGGCCGTCACCGCATCCGCCGCGGACCCGCCAGCCGACAGAATGTCGCGTCCAACAAGGGCGGCCTGCGGATCGTCGGCGGCGATGCCGCCCAGGAAACCGCGCACGAAGCCGGTCTCGCCCAACTGCTTGGTGTTTTCTTCCTTCTTATCGCCGAACGGGTTGGAAATCCCCCCCGAACAGCCGGCGACGAGCCCCGTGCAAAGCGCAACGGCCACTATCGGCATGGTGAATTGACGGGACCCCGGAGCGTGACTACGTTTAACGGGCCCGGAAACAGAAGGGAACGCGTCCCAACCGGCGCTGATTGCTTTGAAAAGCCGCATCTTTAAACCGTTGTTTTTGATCGTTGTTTTTGGCATCGGCCTGTGCTTTTGGTCGACGGCTTCCCTTGCCCAGCGCTTGTCGATGATTCGGGACGTCGAAATCGAAAATATCATCCAGGAGTACGCGACGCCAGTTTTCGAGGCCGCGGGGCTGAATCCCAAGTCCATCAAGACCTACCTCGTAAACGACCACCGACTCAACGCCTTTGTCGCGGGCGGCCAGAACATGTTCATCAATACGGGCCTGTTGATGCAGGCCGACGCCCCTGGGCAGGTGATCGGCGTGATCGCCCACGAAACAGGCCATATCGCGGGCAATCATCTGGCGCGGACCCACGAAGCCCTGTCGCGCACGGCGGCGGCCCAGATCCTGTCCATGATCCTGGGCAGCGCCGCGGTCATCGCCGGCGCGCCCGATGCGGGCGCGGCGATCCTGGGCGGCGGGCAAAGCATGCTCCAGCGGTCGTTCCTGGCCTACAACCGGGGCCATGAAGCGGCTGCCGACCAAGCCGCCATGACCTACCTGGACCGCACCAAGCAATCGACCAAGGGCCTGCTGGAATTCATGGGCAAGCTGGAATCCAACGAACTTCTGATCAACGCCAGCCGCGACCCCTATCTGCTGACCCACCCGCTGACCCGCGAACGTATCGACGCACTGGAAGCCCATGTCGAACGGTCCCCCTATTCGGACATCAAGGACGACCCGAAGCTGGTCGCCCGGCACGCGCGCATGCAGGCCAAGCTGCTTGCCTTTCTCACGCCGGGCCAGGCGCTGCGCAAGTTCAAGAGCGACGACACCAGCGTGCCGGCCCGCTATGCCCGGGCCATCGCCTTTTTCAGGACCGCGCGGATAGAAGAGTTTCTGGCCGCCATCGACAGCCTGATCGCCGAGCATCCGGACGATCCCTACTTCCACGAGATCAAGGGCCAGGGCCTGTATGAAAACGGCGACGCCAAGGGCGCCATGCCGTCCTACGCCAAGGCCGTGGAGCTGCTGCCGAAATCGGACCTGCTGCGCATGGAACTGGCCCGCGTCGAACTGGCGACCGAAGACCCCAAGGTTCTTGACGACGCCATCGAAAACCTGAAATTCGCCGCCCATTACGAGCGGTTCTCGCCGGGCATCTATCAACTTCTCGGCAACGCCTATTACAAAAAGGGCGATGAGCCGCGGGCCCGGCTTTACCACGCCGACGCCGCGTTCCTGCGGGGCGAAATGGAAAAGGCGATCTACAACGGCGAAGTCGCCGCCCGGTCGTTCACCGAAGGCAGTCCCGAATGGGTCCGCGCCAAGGACATCATCAACGCCGCACAGGTCCAGCAGCAGAAGCGGAAGGAACAATAGGCGTGGCACCGCGGCGGCGCCACGCGGCCGTGCGGATGGTTGTCGCGGCGGCGGTTCTGAGTGCGCTGTTGACCGGCTGCGTGACCGGCCCCCATGGCGGCGAACGGCCCGCCCCCGGACAGCCGGCCAGCGACATCCAGAACATCATGGCGACCCTGGGTCCCTCCCCCCTGTTCGCGGGTCTGGACCCGGGCGACCGCTGGCTGATCGTCGGCGACCCCTTGGGCGGCCGCGCGCGCATGGCGATGGATGAAGGCCTGCCGGTCGTCCACTTGTCGGCGGGACCGGACGACCTGATCCTGGGCCGGCGCATCGACCAACACCTTTTGGCCGCCCCCTTCCTGACCTGGAACTGGAAGATGTCGCCCCATGCCCCGCCCTACCATCCAATCCGCGTGATCGTCGGTTTCGCCGACACGTCGCGCCCGCTCGACCCCAAGGACGTGACCCTGCGCCGCCTGCCGGACGGCGTGCGGGTGCTGGAACTGGTGTGGAACGACAAGGCGCTGCGCCGCGGCACCATGGACATGCCCAAGGACGGAGCCCCCGCGCGCTATACCGTGCGCGGCGGCGAGGAAGCGCTGGGCAAACGCTGGCAGGAAGGCATCGACCTGATCTCTCTGCACGACACGGCCTGGCCGGGCCTGTCGACCAGCCATACCCGGATCGTGTTCGTCGCGGCGCGCGCCGCCGCCGCGCCGCCGGCCCGGCCCGGCGCATCCGTTCCGGCGGCTCTGATTTCCGACATTCGTCTGCTGCGCTGACGGGATCGTGACACGGCGGCGTCCGCGCCCGCTTGCCCCTTGCCGCGGTCTGGACCAATATGCGCCCACCATTTGGATAAGGAATGACCATGATCTTTCGGTTTGCCGCCTTGCCGGGCGTCTCGCTCATCGCCGCCGCCCTTGCCCTGGGCGCGGTTCTCGTCGCCCCGGCCGCACAGGCCCAGGACAAGACGCCCGCCATGGACCCGCAACAGCGCGGCGCCATCGAGACCGTCGTCCGCGAGTATCTCCTCGCCAATCCCGAGGTCATCGTCGATGCCATCCGCCTGTACCGCGAACGGGAACAGCAGGCCCAGGCGGACCAGGCGAAAATGGCGCTGTCGGCCCATAAGGACAGCCTGACCAACGACCCCAACGCCCCCGTCGCCGGGAATCCCAAGGGCGACGTGACGGTGGTCGAATTCTTCGATTACCACTGCGGCTACTGCAAGCGGGTGTTTCCGGTGCTGCGCGAACTCCTGGACTCGGACAAGAACCTGCGCTGGGTGTTCAAGGAATTCCCCATCCTGGGCCCGGAATCGGTGACCGCGTCGCGCGCGGCGCTGGCCGCCTGGAAGCTGAACCCGGCCAAGTACCTGGATTTTCATGCCGCCCTGATGGCGACCTCGGGCGGTCTGCCCGAAGACCGCATCCTGAAGATCGCCAAAACAGCCGGGTACGACACGGACAAGCTCAAGAAAGAGATGGCGTCCGATTCCGTCACCGCCGAGATCAACCGAAATCATCAGATCGCCGAAACCCTCGGCATCCGCGGCACGCCGGCCTTCATCGTCGGCGACGAACTGGTGCCCGGCGCGGTCGACATCGATACCCTGCGCCAACTGATCGCCAAGGCGCGCAAGGGCTAACCCCCCGTGGCTTGCCGCCAGCAGCTAGCCGCTAACCGCAGCTGGGTTCCGGCAGCGGATGGATTTCCTTAAGCGCCTGAATGACGACAAACCCGCCCAGGTCCATCTCCATGCGGCGCGGCACGCCGTTGTCCAGCAATTCCATGGTGAACTGGAAACTGGGCGTCGATTGCGGCTGTGTGCCCGTGGTTTCGAAATAGGCTGAGGACACGCGCCAACCCGGCCCGGTGCCCAAGGGCCCCCAGGCCGTCTGGAGGCCCTTGCCCTCACCCGTCTTGAAGCGGCCCGTGATCACGCTGGACATCAGCTGGGGGCCGATATCCTCGGTCCCGTCAAAGACATGAAACCGCACCTGTTTCTCGCCCGCCTGGGCGGCGGCCAGAAGCTTTCGGACCTGTCCGACCGGCAGGTAGGTGTCGTCGGGGATTTTCACCCTTTTGCCGTCCGGCTCCGCATAGACCGCTTCGCCGCCGGCCCCTTCGCGGGCGACCTCCAAACGGCCCTTCAGCCTGGTATCCTCGTCGCCTGCCTTGCTTTTGATGGTCGCGGCGAAACGATAGCGCGTGCCGTCCATCGATTCCCAACTGGTGAAGCGGATTTCCCGGTCGATCACCCCGCCCACTCGGGTCAGGATATGCATGACCATGTGTTCGGCGACGATCCAGCCGTCGCAGGTCCGCTCGACCGATCGGGTGACCAGGCCTTCGACTCCGTCATAGGGCACCTGTCCCGAAATGGGGCCGGGCAGAAGATGATAGACCGCCCTGTGCGGCACCAGATTGCCCGCCGCGACGGGGCTCGACAGCATTGCCAAGGCGATTATTCCGGCCGCGGCAAGCGCCGGGGCCACTCTGACTGTCATGATCGTCTCCACCCGATGGTTTGCGCAGAGGGGACGTATATCCCCGTCTTTCCGACGACCTTAGAGCCTCAAGCGCCGGGCCGTAAAGATGCCGGCCCGCACGGAACGCTGGATCGCTATCCCTGAAAAGGGTAGATTGTATACAATAAACAGGCCCAAAATGGGCCGGGAGGGCTCCGGCGCCCTGCACGACCTGGGAGGACATTCGAC
This window harbors:
- a CDS encoding M48 family metalloprotease, with translation MIRDVEIENIIQEYATPVFEAAGLNPKSIKTYLVNDHRLNAFVAGGQNMFINTGLLMQADAPGQVIGVIAHETGHIAGNHLARTHEALSRTAAAQILSMILGSAAVIAGAPDAGAAILGGGQSMLQRSFLAYNRGHEAAADQAAMTYLDRTKQSTKGLLEFMGKLESNELLINASRDPYLLTHPLTRERIDALEAHVERSPYSDIKDDPKLVARHARMQAKLLAFLTPGQALRKFKSDDTSVPARYARAIAFFRTARIEEFLAAIDSLIAEHPDDPYFHEIKGQGLYENGDAKGAMPSYAKAVELLPKSDLLRMELARVELATEDPKVLDDAIENLKFAAHYERFSPGIYQLLGNAYYKKGDEPRARLYHADAAFLRGEMEKAIYNGEVAARSFTEGSPEWVRAKDIINAAQVQQQKRKEQ
- a CDS encoding gamma-glutamyltransferase, giving the protein MPIVAVALCTGLVAGCSGGISNPFGDKKEENTKQLGETGFVRGFLGGIAADDPQAALVGRDILSAGGSAADAVTAMYFTLAVTKPTHAGLGGGGVCVIRDNVNKRNDVLSFPALVPQGAGGADRGKVPVPGNPRGFAVLHARLGSLKWGQVVQPAENLARFGGIVSRAFAMDLRQQAGRLAGLPDVTALFRKAGSPNLAKEGDRMDRLRIAGVLGRLRVRGVGDFYQGQLARDFVDDANSQGGALTIEDMRAYLPEVRPAITLPYIERTQFLFPSPPVLGGALAADLTGILAQSKYFERDDAARVHLFAEAALAAQARRTDWLRRDGLVTQPAYYLVDAERHALIARTLDEDRHAQRPPTGDAAIPLPPGADATGIVAIDQLGSAVACTVSMNGAFGSGKIAPSLGFLLARPSGKDSLPPVTATPLLLVGEARVKKDEERVFMAATVTGGPGATEALADLALRVSGGGQSLESVLAGPRLYYAEGTDALVIEPGLPQDQQAALRSLGHTLHPGASGVRINAIYCDSGVPNDKQACAAFADPRGFGLGAVGDR
- a CDS encoding ribonuclease E/G; its protein translation is MPTTRMLIDASHPEETRVVIANGSRLEEFDVESESRKQLKGNIYLAKVTRVEPSLQACFVDYGGNRHGFLAFSEIHPDYYQIPIADREALVAEHQEQEAKAHEDGDEDDGEGVEVLGGEDEEIPVRRPVNLRRQYKIQEVVKRRQILLVQVVKEERGNKGAALTTYLSLAGRYCVLMPNTARGGGISRKIAQSGDRKKLKQILGELDIPQGMAVIVRTAGSKRTKAEIRRDYDYLLRLWGEVREKTLKSIAPALVHEESDIVKRAIRDLYTKDIDEIIVQGNEAYRAAKDFMKLLIPSHAKKVQPHEDGSIPLFQQFQVESQMDAMHEPEVQLRSGGYIVINPTEALVSIDVNSGRATKERNIEETALKTNMEAAEEIARQLRLRDLAGLIVIDFIDMEVSRNQAKVERCLKDAMRNDRARIQIGRISPFGLLELSRQRLRPALHETSFEPCAHCGGSGIRRSTESTALQMLRVLGEEGQKGRSSQLTLITPTAVALYLFNNKRHAINDMEQRFNLTIRIEADDTLIPPDHRLERVKSDGGVETVTKAPAAATPAAATAAATTVDGDSDGEKSEEEGGRRRRRRSRRRKRGGEGDAHDTQETRTDNDANEPAEGGEETDADGDGEPRETREGTGEQSEDGAPKRRRRGRRGGRRRRRPEEGRSEDGQTEIAADAGGEPQADDAVSDAPTPDAPASDAPAADVDAPAISAETGGAPAAEAAGAEASETPPEVAEKPKRTRARRAPKAAEDGDGEDKPAKPRRRRTAKKAADTAAEPQAADGAAPATEAVAEQSAPEAPSPEAAPAPAPEPAPQPEPEPAMAVAPPEPAEPETDSAKTVVIEVGADTETANARRGWWNRLVD
- a CDS encoding aminotransferase class I/II-fold pyridoxal phosphate-dependent enzyme produces the protein MALKSSNRGQVPPFIVMDVMRAAEERERAGEKVLHLEVGQPGTSAPSKVIEAARQALDQERIGYTNALGVWGLREAIARHYGRAYGVAVDAEDVVVTTGSSGGFVLSFMAAFDPGDRVALASPGYPAYRNILTGLGVEVIDLPTTLEDNFQPTVARLRALDRDPDGLIVASPSNPAGTMIAPTEFKALVDHCRERGIRLISDEIYHGITYGAPGVTALSHTRDAVVINSFSKYYSMTGWRLGWMVVPKDLHRAIECLAQNLFISPPGISQHAGMAAFDCTEELEANVRHYARNRALLLDKLPKAGFTRLAPAEGAFYIYADVSDLTNDSTEFCRRMLAEIGVAATPGVDFDPTRGDHFVRFSFAGGEDEVSQAADRLVNWKR
- a CDS encoding DsbA family protein — protein: MTMIFRFAALPGVSLIAAALALGAVLVAPAAQAQDKTPAMDPQQRGAIETVVREYLLANPEVIVDAIRLYREREQQAQADQAKMALSAHKDSLTNDPNAPVAGNPKGDVTVVEFFDYHCGYCKRVFPVLRELLDSDKNLRWVFKEFPILGPESVTASRAALAAWKLNPAKYLDFHAALMATSGGLPEDRILKIAKTAGYDTDKLKKEMASDSVTAEINRNHQIAETLGIRGTPAFIVGDELVPGAVDIDTLRQLIAKARKG
- a CDS encoding DUF1849 family protein, which gives rise to MTVRVAPALAAAGIIALAMLSSPVAAGNLVPHRAVYHLLPGPISGQVPYDGVEGLVTRSVERTCDGWIVAEHMVMHILTRVGGVIDREIRFTSWESMDGTRYRFAATIKSKAGDEDTRLKGRLEVAREGAGGEAVYAEPDGKRVKIPDDTYLPVGQVRKLLAAAQAGEKQVRFHVFDGTEDIGPQLMSSVITGRFKTGEGKGLQTAWGPLGTGPGWRVSSAYFETTGTQPQSTPSFQFTMELLDNGVPRRMEMDLGGFVVIQALKEIHPLPEPSCG